From the Palaemon carinicauda isolate YSFRI2023 chromosome 42, ASM3689809v2, whole genome shotgun sequence genome, one window contains:
- the LOC137633225 gene encoding dentin sialophosphoprotein-like gives MVWCFVKSLVFLVIVEYRAYVRFLTEALNVLLVLEYAMTRLITLCPDTKLQQEEDRIAAEGELTGKKLKEELFEVEKEHAFQVGSKYELIRDPSEDKVKKSSVGHASYFDDFSDGHQEVNDLGRHGDSEERGDRPSQDGEGENEVTGKKKSFVGDSGERDERPSQDGEGENEVIGKIYSENEEEEAKESDGEESDKGVEKVTLMMMGMKFDDRKESEERESEMDESMETANNSFLRSSSSSSCSSSSFHSAKEGETEAAGQIGNLIKDLFGEEWGEDDVLNYMSEEDHKENRSSVEIEWISFLHELESRVKGGEQDTEKKGEGGKDTEQRVDDVGDRETGDTDNDEANDIGENESVGNGNDEKRDKMSDDGNKGNAEGDNDAGNKEMIGKKDDDKEMKTGEDERTTEKDRTVNGTLVKSFSLEMVDCDYIDQSESESEEKTVVEMLHCDSPSKKISDSLLDIDKDVSGDKIQGSGLIFSNVTKKGSIVCGTENEGSQKVNNESVNDESYRIYPKAEKDSMKVDGYLELLLDERSFFGDSKEKKMPKSLQKIHKEEEKLMNWKIYEEKMDSLADSSVRIENDDENKSLTNDICKTNAFDDGAKEYTRVSDFKRKRSLSVPSISGSDRKRIASGVGNSSISNDGHKHDPIQTCSNTVDYDYDSVFGDSEDESDDDKYLDVIKKRVKMESFSSTVSNILEEMGPNNSSNDMEYLTDFDEEIFVKEEENSDKNHRELPTESIEVNKLYTDDEISVEVGCDNDIVSKDSFECSKILVKEMNDGNKESLISANRVTMVDEKNDEDQQFVSPANRATAINRPTPPDHQKPGTNIKVDLDASLKWIKEFPPPLSGPKCTCKSPGTPPWKLASDLETNQSHDATCKVNLESSSEQEVVSVKLRRSRCASFSPEMTSSPYQKQYSQPETGMFHEEIESLCPKRRSLDGSDCSKEQKDKKRLLRSLSFFSRSSQSNLSVTNVTESTPSPSDAYPNSSPIHGSNATNLTTPRRWSRVLGCKRRNVQSCIFPNSASFSSTDEKLPSRVKSVPNVTEKWSNKSESESVQRKFPKCGMKSVGLSGHAFFLTLKTKTSCLTGFWNLNMRTSCTRKVRIGSQSLLTLKRLK, from the coding sequence ATGGTGTGGTGCTTCGTGAAAAGCCTAGTGTTTTTAGTTATCGTAGAATATCGTGCTTACGTGCGGTTCCTGACGGAGGCCCTGAACGTGCTCCTGGTGCTGGAATATGCCATGACTCGGCTCATCACCCTGTGCCCCGACACCAAGCTCCAGCAGGAAGAAGACCGGATTGCGGCCGAGGGGGAACTCACGGGAAAGAAGCTCAAGGAGGAACTTTTCGAGGTGGAGAAAGAACACGCCTTTCAAGTGGGAAGTAAATACGAACTGATTCGTGACCCTTCGGAAGACAAGGTCAAAAAATCCTCCGTGGGTCATGCCTCTTATTTTGATGATTTTAGTGATGGTCACCAAGAAGTAAATGACCTTGGGCGTCATGGTGACAGCGAAGAAAGGGGCGATAGACCGTCGCAAGATGGCGAGGGTGAAAATGAAGTGACAGGTAAGAAGAAATCATTTGTTGGTGACAGCGGAGAAAGGGACGAGAGACCGTCGCAAGATGGCGAGGGTGAAAATGAAGTGATAGGAAAGATATATagtgaaaatgaagaggaagaagCGAAGGAGAGTGACGGGGAGGAAAGCGATAAAGGAGTGGAGAAGGTAACGTTGATGATGATGGGTATGAAATTTGATGATAGAAAGGAGAGCGAAGAAAGAGAAAGCGAAATGGATGAGAGCATGGAAACGGCCAATAATTCTTTCCTTCGctcttcctcctcttcatcctgttcttcttcttcctttcattctGCGAAGGAGGGGGAAACAGAAGCGGCAGGACAAATAGGAAATTTGATAAAAGATCTGTTCGGGGAGGAATGGGGAGAAGACGACGTCTTGAACTACATGTCGGAGGAGGACCACAAAGAGAACAGGTCCTCGGTGGAAATCGAATGGATATCTTTTCTTCACGAATTGGAGAGCAGAGTGAAAGGGGGAGAACAGGATACCGAAAAGAAGGGGGAGGGAGGGAAAGACACGGAACAGAGAGTTGATGATGTTGGAGATAGGGAAACTGGAGATACTGATAATGATGAGGCAAACGATATTGGTGAAAACGAAAGTGTAGGGAATGGTAATGATGAGAAAAGAGATAAGATGAGTGATGATGGAAATAAAGGTAATGCAGAGGGAGATAACGATgctggaaataaggaaatgattggGAAGAAGGATGATGATAAGGAAATGAAAACTGGCGAAGACGAAAGAACGACTGAAAAGGATCGAACCGTGAATGGGACTCTGGTAAAAAGTTTCTCATTGGAGATGGTCGATTGTGATTATATTGATCAGAGTGAAAGCGAGAGTGAAGAAAAGACGGTGGTGGAAATGCTTCATTGTGATTCGCCGTCTAAAAAGATTAGTGATTCATTGTTAGATATAGATAAAGACGTTAGTGGGGATAAAATTCAGGGGAGTGGTTTAATTTTTAGTAACGTGACAAAGAAAGGGTCTATTGTTTGTGGCACTGAAAATGAAGGATCACAGAAGGTAAATAACGAAAGTGTTAATGATGAGAGTTATAGAATATATCCAAAAGCAGAAAAAGATTCAATGAAAGTCGATGGGTATTTAGAGTTGCTGTTGGATGAAAGGAGTTTTTTTGGCgacagtaaagaaaagaaaatgccaaAGAGTTTGCAGAAAATTcacaaagaggaagaaaaactgATGAATTGGAAGATATATGAAGAGAAAATGGATAGCTTGGCAGATTCGTCTGTTAGAATAGAAAACGATGATGAAAATAAGTCGCTCACAAATGATATTTGCAAAACGAATGCTTTTGATGATGGTGCCAAAGAATATACGAGAGTTTCCGATTTTAAAAGAAAACGAAGTCTTAGTGTGCCATCGATATCGGGGAGTGACAGAAAACGTATTGCAAGTGGAGTGGGGAACTCTTCTATATCAAATGACGGCCACAAACATGATCCTATTCAGACATGTAGTAATACTGTTGACTATGATTATGATTCAGTCTTTGGAGACAGTGAGGATGAAagtgatgatgataaatatttggATGTAATAAAGAAGAGAGTTAAAATGGAAAGTTTCAGTTCCACTGTCAGTAATATTCTTGAAGAAATGGGCCCAAACAACAGTAGTAATGACATGGAATATCTCACTGATTTTGATGAAGAAATTTTTGTAAAGGAAGAAGAGAATAGTGATAAGAATCACAGGGAACTGCCTACTGAAAGTATTGAAGTAAATAAACTGTATACCGATGATGAAATTAGTGTTGAGGTGGGTTGTGATAATGACATTGTTAGTAAAGATAGCTTTGAGTGTTCAAAGATACTGGTAAAGGAAATGAATGATGGAAATAAAGAATCATTAATTTCAGCTAACAGAGTAACCATGGTTGACGAGAAGAATGATGAGGATCAACAATTTGTTAGTCCTGCTAACAGGGCTACCGCTATAAACAGACCAACACCACCCGACCATCAGAAGCCGGGCACCAACATCAAAGTTGACTTAGATGCCTCGCTTAAATGGATTAAAGAATTTCCACCTCCATTGAGTGGTCCAAAATGTACTTGCAAATCACCTGGAACTCCACCATGGAAATTGGCATCAGATCTTGAGACCAACCAGAGTCATGATGCTACATGTAAAGTAAATCTTGAATCCTCCTCAGAACAGGAAGTCGTTTCAGTGAAGTTGAGAAGATCGCGTTGTGCTTCCTTCAGCCCAGAGATGACGTCTTCTCCATACCAAAAACAATACAGTCAGCCAGAAACTGGAATGTTTCACGAAGAAATCGAGAGTTTGTGCCCTAAACGGAGATCTCTGGATGGTAGTGACTGCAGTAAAGAGCAAAAAGACAAAAAGAGATTACTTCGATCACTGAGTTTCTTCTCTAGAAGTTCACAGAGCAATTTATCAGTCACTAATGTAACGGAGTCCACTCCTTCACCATCCGATGCATATCCAAACTCTTCCCCAATTCATGGCTCAAACGCTACTAACTTGACGACTCCGCGTCGTTGGTCTCGTGTCTTAGGGTGCAAGAGGAGGAATGTCCAGTCTTGCATTTTCCCGAACTCTGCATCCTTTTCGTCTACGGACGAAAAATTGCCCTCCAGAGTGAAGTCAGTGCCTAATGTTACTGAGAAGTGGAGTAATAAAAGTGAGAGTGAAAGTGTTCAAAGAAAATTTCCAAAGTGTGGCATGAAAAGCGTCGGGCTGTCAGGTCATGCATTTTTCCTGACCCTGAAGACGAAGACCTCATGCCTTACGGGGTTCTGGAACCTAAACATGAGGACAAGTTGCACAAGAAAGGTCAGGATAGGTTCACAAAGTCTCTTGACTTTGAAGAGGCTCAAATGA